A region of the Blattabacterium cuenoti genome:
AATAAAAAGGGATCCTGTGTGACTACTCTTATATGAGATCGTAGATTTTTTAGTTCAATATCTTGAATCAAATGTCCGTCAATTAAAATTTTTCCTTTTTTTAGATCGTATAATCTAGAAATTAAATGTGTTATGGTAGATTTTCCAGAACCTGTAGACCCCACTATAGCTATTTTTTCTCCAGGTTTTATTTCAAAAGAAATTCCTTTCAAAACTGTTTCTCCATCAATATAGGAAAAATAAACATTATTAAATACAATATGTCCTTTTAATTTTTTTATTCGAATGTTCCCCTTATTTACAATTATATCCTCCGAGTTTAATATGGAAAATATACGTTCTATACCAGCTATTCCTCTTTGTATAATGTTAAATCTATCTGCTATTTGCCGCATAGGACGAAAAAGAAGATAAATAAAAAAAATAAAAGCAATAATTTGTCCAGGTTTCACATTTTCACTTCCCATAGCATGAAATCCTCCATAAAATATGACAATACTTATTGTAACTGCAGATACAAATTCTACTATTGGAAAAAAAATAGAAAAATAAAAAATAGTTTTAAAATGTGCATTCATTAATCTATGATTGATAGATTTAAATTTTAAATATTCTTCTTTTTCTTTATGAAAAAGTTGGATAATAGACATCCCTATGATATTTTCTTGTAAAAAACTATTTAAACGTGAAGTTTGGACTCGTTCTTCATGAAAAGTTTTTTTCAATGTTTTTTGAAAAAAACGAGTAATAAAGTACATAAAGGGAATTGTTAAAAAAACTATGAAGGATAACTTTTTATGCACTGTATACATCATAATAATGATCATCATGATTCTTAAAACATCTCCAGATACAAGTAAGATTCCATCATTAAATATGACAGTAATAGTTTCTATGTCTGAAACAGAATAAGAAACCAATTTTCCAATTGGGGTTTTACTAAAAAAAGAATTATTGAAATGTAGTAATTTTTCAAACAATTGAATTCGAATTGTTTTGATAACATTTTGGGCGAGTATATTAGATAGATATAATAAAATAAAATGAAATATACTTTCTAAGAAAAGAAGTAAAACAATCCATATTAAAATATTTTTCAGTCCAAAGAAATCCTTATAAACTATATGAACGTCTATAGCTTTTTGTATCAATTTAGGACGATAAGCAGATATAAAAGATATTAATATAGAAATACCTACTGTAACTATTAATATAAGTTTATAATTTAAACTAATTTCTAAAAGTTTTTTTAAGGAAGATTTTTCTTTTTTTAAATTTTTTTTCATAGAAAAATGTCTTCTGGATAAATAATTTTAGTAATAAATAAACCACATGCAGGAACGGAAGGACTACTATAAGAATTAGAATCTTTTAACTCTATAATTTCTATAAATTGATTTATGCTAATTTTTCCTCTTCCTACATCAATTAGTGTTCCAATTATGGATCTAACCATATTTCTTAAAAAACGATTAGCTTCAATAGTAAAACAGAAATGAATCTTATTTCTCGACCAATCAGCATGATATATATCACATATATTATTTTTGTTATCCATTCCTTTCTTACAGAAAGAACTAAAATCTTTATATTTCATTAAAATTTGAGAAGCTAGATTCATTCTTTGAATATCTAATGGATAAAAACAATGCCAAGAAAAATCTTGAAAAAATGGATCTTTTTCACTTGTCAAATAATATTTGTAAGTACGACTTAACGCATGAAATCTGGCATGAATATGTTTTTTAACTGGAAAAATATTGGATACATAAATAGATTTAGGCAAAAAAAGATTTAATTTCTTAACAAAATTCCTACTTATCTTTTCTTCAAAATCAAAATGCGCAAACATTTGTTTTGCATGAACTCCTCTGTCTGTTCTTCCCGCTCCTACTATATTGATAGAAGTTTTGAATAATTTAGATAAACAATATTCCAATTGTCCTTCTACAGAATTTACTTCACTCTGAATTTGCCATCCATGGTATAATTTCCCATTATACGATAATTCAATAAAAAATCTCAATATTTTTTTTTAAGATTGTTCAAAGATTCTATAATAATAGAACATCCTTCTTGAATTTCTTTTTCTGTAATAGTTAACGGAGGGGAAATCCGCAAAGAACTACTATGAAATAAAAAACGAAATAGAATTAATCCTTTTTTTAAACAAGACTCTAATACTCTATGAGTATAATTTTTATTTCTCAATTCCAAAGATAAAAGAAGTCCTTTTCCGTGAATATTTTTGATTTGATCATGAACTAAATATTTTCTTATCCATTTTTCTTTTAAAAAAACATCTTCCATTATATTAGACTCAATAAGTTGATTGATTGTTGTTAAAGAAGCTGCTGCCGCTACCGGATTTCCTCCAAAAGTACTTAAATGACCCAAAGGAACATGATCAGAAAAAAATTTCATGATTTCATCAGAAGACATAAATCCACTTATAGGCATTCCTCCTCCCATTCCTTTTCCCATGATCAGAATATCTGGAACTATTCCATAATGTTCAAAGGCAAAAAGTTTTCCTGTTCTTCCAAATCCTGTTTGAATTTCATCTAATATCATTAAAACCTTTTTTTCTTCACATTTTTTTTTTACTTTTTTGAGAAAAGAATTTTTAGGCAATATAACCCCAGAAGAACATTGGATTGTTTCTAGAATAACACAAGCTGTTTTTTCTGTAATGGAAGAGGATAATTCTTCTATTTTATTAAATGTAAAAAATTTAATTAGGGGAAGTAGAGGTCTGAAAGACCTTTTGTAGTTTTCATTCCCCATAATACTCATAGATCCATGAGTGCTTCCATGATAAGCCCATTTACAAGATATGATTTCTTCTCTTCCAGTATAAACCTTAGCTAATTTCAAAGCTCCTTCTACAGCTTCCGTTCCAGACGTGACTAAATAAGTTTTCTTAAGCGGATATGGAGTATTTTTTGCTAGACTTTTACAAAGTTGTACACAAGGTTCCTGTATGAATTCCCCATATACCATAGTATGTAAATATTTTTCTAGTTGTTCTTTTATGGCTTCTTTTATTTTTTTATTTCCATGTCCGAAGGTATTGACAGAAACCCCTGCAACAAAATCTAAATATTTTTTACCATCTTTTCCGTAAATATAATGACCATCTGCATAATCTACACTAATTTTCATAGGATTAGAAACTACTTGAGTCTGATATTGCATAAAATCATTTTCTAATTCTTTCATAAGAATTTAATTGTATTTTATTATTTTTTTGATTTCTTTTTTTTCCAATAAACTTTCTTTTCGATATTTTTCCATTTTTTTATGGATAAAATCTTTTTCATTTTTAGGTTTTTCTTTTTCTTTCCAGGAAAAGTTAGGAAGAAAAAAAAGCCCCTCGTCATTGATCTTCTGCAAAAAAAAGAGTTCTGAATTAACATTATTTATGCAGGAAATTTTTTTTATTTTTTTTCCTTTTTCTAAATACACGTAAATCATCCCACAAGAAGATTTATTAATGATTTTCTTCAGATTTCCCTTATCTTGAAAAAGATAAGGAAAAAAAATACTTTTTACATTTCCTTGAATCAAAATTTTTGATAAAATATTTTTTGAATGAAAAGTACCTATCATAACTTCTCCTTGTATTTGATTAAATTCATTTGAATTTATTTTTTTTATGTAGAAGGCATTTTTGAAAATTTTAAAAAAATCTAATAAAAAATCTTTTTTAAGATGAATAAATATAAAATCTCCAGAAAATTGTTGGTTATTTATCCAAAAAACGGGATTTCCATAAAAATGAATAGAATTATCTAATTTATTATATATTAAGTAGTCGCTTTTTCCTTGAATATTTTCATTCAGAAAAAAACCTTTAACAGAAAAAACTTTAATTAAGTATGCAGAATTATTTTTGAAGTATATTTTTATAGCATCAGAATAAAGAAAAATAGAATTATCTACAGATATTTTTATTACAGACACGGGATGGTCTTTTAAAGAAATTAATCCGGAAAAAAAATCAAAATATCCATGACCTCCTATTACATAGAATTTTTCTTTCTCTTCTAAAAAGACATTTTTGATAAATCCATATTTTTTCTTGTGATCGAAAAATAAATAATCTCCTGCTACAATTTTTCCATTGTAATGAATCCTACAATATTTTTTGGATAAAAAAATTTCTTCTTTGGATAAAAAAGATCCTTCTTTTGTATAGATGAAATTATTTTTATTATTATTTTCTATTATAATAGTAGGACTAGGGAAATTTATTTTATTTTTTTGGAATAGATATTCCATGGTATTGGAATATACTGTATATTTTTTACTAAGGATTAATTTTACTTCCAATTTTAGTTTCGCTTTTTTTTTTATAGGAAAAAAATCTCCTTCCTTACTATAAGAAGCTGAATCTTTATAAAAAACAA
Encoded here:
- a CDS encoding ABC transporter ATP-binding protein codes for the protein MKKNLKKEKSSLKKLLEISLNYKLILIVTVGISILISFISAYRPKLIQKAIDVHIVYKDFFGLKNILIWIVLLLFLESIFHFILLYLSNILAQNVIKTIRIQLFEKLLHFNNSFFSKTPIGKLVSYSVSDIETITVIFNDGILLVSGDVLRIMMIIIMMYTVHKKLSFIVFLTIPFMYFITRFFQKTLKKTFHEERVQTSRLNSFLQENIIGMSIIQLFHKEKEEYLKFKSINHRLMNAHFKTIFYFSIFFPIVEFVSAVTISIVIFYGGFHAMGSENVKPGQIIAFIFFIYLLFRPMRQIADRFNIIQRGIAGIERIFSILNSEDIIVNKGNIRIKKLKGHIVFNNVYFSYIDGETVLKGISFEIKPGEKIAIVGSTGSGKSTITHLISRLYDLKKGKILIDGHLIQDIELKNLRSHIRVVTQDPFLFNDSIINNITLGDSSISVKKIEEMAKKIGIHSFITSLPHGYKSIVKERGGVLSLGEKQLIAFLRVQMHPYSILILDEATASLNKELEKLIYHATDSLTKNKTSIIITHRLSTLENADKILVINKGFLVEKGSHKELIQLNGYYAGLFNK
- the truA gene encoding tRNA pseudouridine(38-40) synthase TruA; translated protein: MRFFIELSYNGKLYHGWQIQSEVNSVEGQLEYCLSKLFKTSINIVGAGRTDRGVHAKQMFAHFDFEEKISRNFVKKLNLFLPKSIYVSNIFPVKKHIHARFHALSRTYKYYLTSEKDPFFQDFSWHCFYPLDIQRMNLASQILMKYKDFSSFCKKGMDNKNNICDIYHADWSRNKIHFCFTIEANRFLRNMVRSIIGTLIDVGRGKISINQFIEIIELKDSNSYSSPSVPACGLFITKIIYPEDIFL
- a CDS encoding aspartate aminotransferase family protein, whose amino-acid sequence is MKELENDFMQYQTQVVSNPMKISVDYADGHYIYGKDGKKYLDFVAGVSVNTFGHGNKKIKEAIKEQLEKYLHTMVYGEFIQEPCVQLCKSLAKNTPYPLKKTYLVTSGTEAVEGALKLAKVYTGREEIISCKWAYHGSTHGSMSIMGNENYKRSFRPLLPLIKFFTFNKIEELSSSITEKTACVILETIQCSSGVILPKNSFLKKVKKKCEEKKVLMILDEIQTGFGRTGKLFAFEHYGIVPDILIMGKGMGGGMPISGFMSSDEIMKFFSDHVPLGHLSTFGGNPVAAAASLTTINQLIESNIMEDVFLKEKWIRKYLVHDQIKNIHGKGLLLSLELRNKNYTHRVLESCLKKGLILFRFLFHSSSLRISPPLTITEKEIQEGCSIIIESLNNLKKKY
- a CDS encoding OstA-like protein → KKTQIKLIHADFIQRNENNDKNAFFLIGRVHFQHNGYELFCDRAIYYKKSNLFSGYGNVQLKSDKNKIFSHEIEYNGNSNNLKALGRVVLIQENIKLTANAINYNFRKKIFQAIKNVVLFFKELKLSTNILEYNLPLQKISYKKGGFVFYKDSASYSKEGDFFPIKKKAKLKLEVKLILSKKYTVYSNTMEYLFQKNKINFPSPTIIIENNNKNNFIYTKEGSFLSKEEIFLSKKYCRIHYNGKIVAGDYLFFDHKKKYGFIKNVFLEEKEKFYVIGGHGYFDFFSGLISLKDHPVSVIKISVDNSIFLYSDAIKIYFKNNSAYLIKVFSVKGFFLNENIQGKSDYLIYNKLDNSIHFYGNPVFWINNQQFSGDFIFIHLKKDFLLDFFKIFKNAFYIKKINSNEFNQIQGEVMIGTFHSKNILSKILIQGNVKSIFFPYLFQDKGNLKKIINKSSCGMIYVYLEKGKKIKKISCINNVNSELFFLQKINDEGLFFLPNFSWKEKEKPKNEKDFIHKKMEKYRKESLLEKKEIKKIIKYN